The following are encoded in a window of Lacinutrix sp. WUR7 genomic DNA:
- a CDS encoding T9SS type A sorting domain-containing protein, whose product MKKIYTLLLSIICMYQVHAQYTAIPDPAFEQILINNSTDSEGTLDGQVLTSDLTMVNSLNISNSNISDLTGIQDFIALTSLEARNASIINLDVSGLVNLRELILAFTYTLETLNVNGCTGLVNLDIKITGLNILDLSTCTSLETIDMYKSTLRHLDVHGVTSLTYIRANESYLSTLNVTGCTSLSSINISETGMRSLDLSNNPSIVNFGCFDCFLEDLNLSNCINFETLDFWRVRDITNINLTNCNNFTGITTYESSLHLQSLDLTGVVDLETFHLDEVTISELDLSNNLNLHEVTLGFCTIGSLNLKNGNNTNFTNFGVHNSNLSCITVDNADYSTLNWTSISNSSVLFSNDCQTLSNNENQINNISIYPNPVVNNLNIGLQSHQILENVIIVDLQGKQMLTTTETAIDLSHLSSGYYFALINTNQGRSIKKILKK is encoded by the coding sequence ATGAAAAAAATTTACACACTTTTATTAAGTATTATATGTATGTATCAAGTACATGCGCAATATACAGCAATTCCAGATCCTGCTTTTGAACAAATTTTAATTAATAATTCGACGGATTCCGAAGGTACCTTAGATGGACAGGTATTAACAAGTGATCTTACAATGGTTAATAGCTTGAATATTTCTAATAGTAACATCTCTGATTTAACAGGTATTCAAGATTTTATTGCATTAACTTCTTTAGAAGCAAGAAATGCAAGTATAATAAACCTAGATGTAAGTGGTTTAGTAAATTTAAGAGAACTAATTCTTGCTTTTACTTATACTTTAGAAACCTTAAATGTAAATGGTTGTACGGGATTAGTAAATCTAGATATAAAAATAACAGGACTTAATATATTGGATTTAAGCACGTGTACTTCGCTGGAAACTATTGATATGTACAAATCTACTTTACGCCATTTAGATGTTCATGGAGTTACCTCTCTAACATACATTAGAGCTAATGAATCTTATTTAAGTACTTTAAACGTTACTGGTTGTACTTCTTTAAGTAGTATTAATATTAGCGAAACAGGCATGCGTAGTTTAGATTTAAGTAACAATCCGTCTATTGTAAATTTTGGTTGTTTTGATTGTTTTTTGGAAGATTTAAATTTATCAAACTGTATTAATTTTGAAACTTTAGATTTTTGGAGGGTTCGTGATATAACAAATATTAACTTAACTAATTGTAATAATTTTACAGGTATAACTACTTACGAAAGTTCCTTACACTTACAAAGTTTAGATTTGACGGGTGTTGTAGATTTAGAAACTTTCCATTTAGATGAGGTTACTATTTCAGAATTAGACCTATCTAATAATCTAAATTTACACGAAGTTACATTAGGTTTTTGTACCATAGGTAGTTTAAATTTAAAAAACGGTAATAATACCAATTTTACTAATTTCGGTGTTCATAACTCCAATTTAAGCTGTATTACTGTAGATAACGCAGATTATTCTACATTAAATTGGACAAGCATTTCGAACTCTTCTGTGCTTTTTAGTAATGATTGCCAAACTTTAAGCAATAACGAAAACCAAATAAATAACATTAGTATATACCCAAATCCAGTTGTTAATAACCTTAATATTGGTTTGCAAAGTCATCAAATACTAGAAAATGTTATTATAGTAGACCTACAAGGAAAGCAGATGTTAACAACTACCGAAACCGCTATAGATTTATCTCATTTAAGCTCCGGATATTATTTTGCTTTAATAAACACCAATCAAGGAAGAAGCATAAAAAAGATCCTAAAAAAGTAA
- a CDS encoding GNAT family N-acetyltransferase gives MLKIVTKTFKELTTQELYEILQLRSEVFVVEQDCVYQDLDGKDQKALHVIGFKEEKVVAYTRIFKPGFYFEEASIGRVVVAGYQRQHKYGYAIMEASIKAVKEQYNKSIIKISAQCYLKKFYNNLGFNEIGAEYLEDGIPHIAMLKN, from the coding sequence ATGCTTAAAATAGTAACCAAAACCTTTAAAGAATTAACCACACAAGAGCTATACGAAATATTACAATTACGATCGGAAGTTTTTGTAGTAGAACAAGATTGCGTATATCAAGACCTTGACGGAAAAGACCAGAAAGCACTACATGTTATAGGTTTTAAAGAAGAAAAAGTAGTAGCATACACACGTATTTTTAAACCAGGTTTTTATTTTGAAGAAGCAAGCATTGGTAGAGTAGTAGTTGCTGGATACCAAAGGCAACATAAATATGGTTATGCTATAATGGAAGCATCTATTAAGGCGGTAAAAGAACAGTATAACAAAAGCATTATTAAGATTTCAGCACAATGTTATTTAAAGAAATTCTATAATAACTTAGGGTTTAATGAAATAGGAGCGGAGTACCTGGAAGATGGTATACCACATATTGCCATGTTAAAAAACTAA
- the rnr gene encoding ribonuclease R, which yields MTKKKHRKPSNNKISNLTNTILSILKKDRNQAFNYKQIASKIGVNDASSRNQIIKKLAKLKADGDIEEVDRGKFKAIVNTEYHTGVFDAAQRGNGYVICDDFEDDIYIASNNVNKALNGDQVELYVYKRRKRGKLEGEITNIIKRAKTDYVGIIQIHAKKNFAFVVVDGNKMKTDIFVPINKTMNAQDGDKVLVTMEDWPDRADSPNGRVIKVLGKAGEHNTEIHAILADYGLPYEFPNEVEDFANNIDLQIKPEEIAKRRDMRKDLTFTIDPKDAKDFDDALSFTVLENGNYEIGIHIADVSHYLQEGTVLDDEAYERATSVYLVDRVVPMLPEVLSNGACSLRPHEEKYTFSAVFELNNKAEIKNEWFGRTVTYSDARFAYEEAQAIIESKTNVIPAEVSLTGKEYKTDQAIADAVLKMDELAKIMRGQRMRSGAISFDKVEVKFELDKDSNPVGVFFKTSKDANKLIEEFMLLANRKVSEFVGKQKPEKTFVYRVHDEPNEEKLMALQGIVSKFGHKLNFNSKEGIASSLNKLLSDVQGKKEQNLVDTLAIRTMSKAEYTTKNIGHYGLAFDYYSHFTSPIRRYPDVMAHRLLQRYLDGGKSANAEVYEERCKHCSNMEYLATKAERDSIKYMQIRFMQDHLDEPFKGVISGVTDWGIYVEIIDNKCEGMIRTRDIKGDYYEFDQEQFALVGRDTKTMYQLGDEIIVKVKQADLIKRHLDFELIGKSEG from the coding sequence ATGACAAAAAAGAAACACAGGAAACCTTCAAATAACAAGATTTCCAACCTTACAAATACCATTCTTAGTATTTTAAAAAAAGATAGAAACCAAGCTTTTAACTACAAACAAATTGCATCAAAAATTGGTGTTAATGATGCTAGTAGTAGAAATCAGATTATAAAAAAATTAGCGAAACTTAAAGCAGATGGCGACATCGAAGAAGTAGATCGTGGTAAATTTAAAGCCATAGTAAATACAGAATACCATACAGGTGTTTTTGATGCTGCACAACGTGGTAACGGTTACGTTATTTGCGATGACTTTGAAGACGATATTTACATAGCTTCCAATAATGTTAATAAAGCATTAAACGGAGATCAAGTAGAACTTTATGTGTACAAACGTAGAAAACGTGGTAAACTTGAAGGTGAAATCACCAATATTATTAAACGTGCAAAAACGGATTATGTTGGTATTATTCAAATTCACGCTAAAAAGAATTTTGCTTTTGTAGTAGTCGATGGTAACAAAATGAAAACAGACATTTTTGTACCAATCAATAAAACAATGAATGCCCAAGATGGTGACAAAGTATTAGTCACTATGGAAGATTGGCCAGATAGAGCAGATTCTCCTAACGGACGCGTCATTAAAGTTCTTGGTAAAGCTGGTGAACATAATACCGAAATCCACGCAATTCTTGCAGATTATGGTTTGCCATATGAGTTTCCAAATGAAGTAGAAGACTTTGCAAATAATATTGATTTACAAATTAAGCCAGAAGAAATTGCCAAACGTCGTGACATGCGTAAAGATTTAACCTTTACCATTGATCCAAAAGATGCAAAAGATTTTGATGATGCCTTATCGTTTACTGTTTTAGAAAATGGTAATTACGAAATAGGAATTCATATTGCAGATGTTTCGCATTATTTGCAAGAAGGAACTGTTTTAGACGATGAAGCTTATGAACGTGCAACCTCTGTGTATTTAGTAGATAGAGTAGTACCAATGCTTCCAGAAGTATTGAGTAATGGCGCATGTTCTCTTAGACCACATGAAGAAAAATATACCTTTTCAGCAGTATTTGAATTAAATAATAAAGCCGAAATTAAAAACGAATGGTTTGGAAGAACGGTTACCTATTCTGATGCGCGTTTTGCTTATGAAGAAGCACAAGCTATTATTGAAAGTAAAACAAATGTAATTCCAGCGGAAGTTTCATTAACAGGAAAAGAATATAAAACAGACCAAGCAATTGCAGACGCTGTTTTAAAAATGGACGAACTTGCAAAAATTATGCGCGGACAACGTATGCGATCTGGAGCAATTAGTTTTGATAAAGTAGAAGTAAAATTCGAATTAGATAAGGATTCAAATCCTGTTGGCGTTTTCTTTAAAACTAGTAAAGATGCTAATAAACTAATTGAAGAATTTATGTTATTAGCAAACCGAAAGGTTTCAGAGTTTGTAGGAAAACAAAAACCAGAAAAAACATTTGTGTACAGAGTGCATGATGAGCCAAATGAAGAGAAATTAATGGCTTTACAAGGCATTGTATCTAAATTCGGACATAAGCTTAACTTCAATAGTAAAGAAGGTATAGCATCTTCTTTAAATAAGTTATTAAGCGATGTACAAGGTAAAAAAGAACAAAACCTGGTAGATACTCTAGCTATTAGAACCATGTCTAAAGCAGAATATACGACTAAAAATATTGGACATTATGGTTTAGCATTCGATTATTACAGTCACTTTACGTCACCAATTCGTAGGTATCCAGATGTTATGGCACATCGTTTATTACAACGCTATTTAGATGGTGGAAAATCTGCAAATGCAGAGGTTTACGAAGAACGCTGTAAACATTGTAGTAATATGGAATACTTAGCTACAAAAGCCGAAAGAGATTCTATTAAATACATGCAAATTCGTTTTATGCAAGATCATTTAGACGAACCATTTAAAGGGGTTATTTCTGGTGTTACCGATTGGGGAATTTATGTAGAAATTATCGATAATAAATGTGAAGGAATGATTAGAACTCGCGATATTAAAGGCGATTACTATGAATTTGATCAAGAACAATTTGCACTAGTTGGTCGCGATACAAAAACCATGTACCAACTTGGTGATGAGATTATTGTGAAAGTAAAACAAGCAGATTTAATTAAACGTCATTTAGATTTCGAATTAATTGGAAAATCTGAAGGATAA
- the rpiB gene encoding ribose 5-phosphate isomerase B: protein MKISIGNDHAGTDYKFAIMKHLEAKGITVKNYGTDSNESVDYPDFVHPVANDVENKKADFGIIICGSGNGANMTANKHQGIRSALCWTKEITTLARQHNDANILSIPARYTALPQAIAMVDTFLETKFEGGRHQKRVDKIPVNC from the coding sequence ATGAAAATTTCTATAGGAAACGATCACGCAGGAACAGATTATAAATTTGCTATAATGAAGCATTTAGAAGCCAAAGGAATTACAGTAAAAAACTATGGAACAGATAGTAATGAAAGTGTAGATTACCCAGATTTTGTGCACCCTGTAGCTAATGATGTAGAAAACAAAAAAGCAGATTTTGGGATTATTATTTGCGGAAGCGGTAATGGTGCAAACATGACAGCAAATAAACATCAAGGTATTCGTTCTGCATTGTGCTGGACCAAAGAAATTACTACACTTGCAAGACAGCATAATGATGCAAATATATTAAGTATCCCTGCACGATACACTGCTTTACCACAAGCAATAGCAATGGTAGATACTTTTTTAGAAACTAAATTTGAAGGAGGACGTCATCAAAAAAGAGTAGATAAAATTCCTGTGAATTGTTAA
- a CDS encoding OmpA family protein: MIKKTIPYLFLLISTFCALAQEKLTHEVYFETDDYHVLSTEENRLLLFISGLDGIDIEKISIYGFCDDRGSEHYNLALSQNRANAIKTVFSNNEIDESLISNVDGKGEVLLRIIKEDQVDKIRGLNRKVEIIATKKVPKPKEEIVVNKPKDTIPRPKNQKTTQDISDGNVKEGDKIRLENIYFKTGYATLAKDSKNTLEDIANILLKEDNIYFSIEGHVCCTENSRDAVNRKTNQRNLSLARAKFIYDYLIKKGVSKRRMRFIGMRRKFPLGGDPKFDRRVEILITHVAKKR, encoded by the coding sequence ATGATAAAAAAAACAATTCCATATCTCTTCCTTTTAATAAGTACTTTTTGTGCTTTGGCACAAGAAAAATTGACACATGAAGTTTATTTTGAAACCGATGATTACCACGTTTTATCTACGGAAGAAAATAGATTATTATTATTTATTTCTGGTTTAGATGGTATTGATATTGAAAAGATTTCCATCTATGGTTTTTGTGATGATAGAGGAAGTGAACACTACAATTTAGCATTATCACAAAACAGAGCAAACGCAATTAAAACCGTGTTTTCTAATAATGAAATAGACGAGTCTCTAATTAGTAATGTAGATGGAAAAGGAGAGGTTTTATTAAGAATTATAAAAGAAGACCAAGTAGATAAAATAAGAGGTTTAAACCGAAAAGTAGAAATTATTGCTACTAAAAAAGTTCCAAAACCAAAAGAAGAAATTGTAGTAAATAAACCTAAAGACACCATACCAAGACCTAAAAACCAAAAGACTACGCAAGACATATCAGATGGTAATGTAAAAGAAGGAGATAAAATTAGATTAGAGAACATATACTTTAAAACAGGTTATGCTACACTAGCTAAAGACTCTAAAAACACACTAGAAGACATTGCTAATATTTTATTAAAAGAAGATAATATTTACTTCTCTATTGAAGGCCATGTATGCTGTACAGAAAACTCTAGAGATGCTGTTAATAGGAAAACAAATCAGCGTAATTTATCCTTGGCTAGAGCAAAGTTTATTTATGACTATTTAATAAAAAAAGGCGTGAGTAAAAGACGCATGCGTTTTATTGGTATGCGTAGAAAATTTCCGCTTGGTGGAGATCCTAAATTTGACAGACGTGTTGAAATTTTAATTACACATGTTGCCAAAAAGCGTTAG
- a CDS encoding cation diffusion facilitator family transporter: MSHAHAHNHAQDAKDLKGQKLLITIFLNIIITVAQVIGGIVSGSLSLLSDALHNFSDVISLIVSYIAAKLSKRKASINRTFGYKRAEILAAFINASTLVIVAVLLIIEAVKRFNNPQEIESNLVIWLSIIAIIGNGFSVLLLKKDSKNNINMRSAYLHLLTDMLASVAVLIGGLLMKYFQMFWVDSLLTLLIALYLIWVGYDLLKTSTRMLMLFTPDDINIKEVVRAVNKLPKVNKIHHVHIWNLSDDELHLEAHLDLTEDITTTAFNALLLDIENVLHDKFNINHVTIQPEFNKEDPKEVIVQD, encoded by the coding sequence ATGAGTCATGCACACGCACACAACCACGCTCAGGATGCTAAAGATTTAAAAGGGCAAAAACTGTTAATTACTATATTTTTAAATATAATAATTACAGTAGCACAAGTTATAGGTGGAATAGTTTCTGGAAGTCTATCTTTATTAAGTGATGCATTGCACAATTTTAGTGATGTTATATCTTTAATAGTAAGTTATATAGCAGCTAAATTATCTAAAAGAAAAGCATCTATAAATAGAACCTTTGGTTATAAACGTGCCGAAATTCTGGCGGCTTTTATTAATGCTTCAACCTTAGTTATTGTAGCTGTTTTATTAATTATTGAGGCAGTAAAACGTTTTAATAATCCCCAAGAAATAGAGTCAAACTTAGTAATATGGTTATCTATAATAGCAATTATAGGTAATGGTTTTAGTGTTTTACTACTAAAAAAAGATTCCAAAAATAATATAAATATGCGTTCTGCGTATCTGCATTTACTTACAGATATGTTAGCAAGTGTAGCTGTATTAATAGGAGGATTACTAATGAAGTACTTCCAAATGTTTTGGGTAGATAGCTTATTAACATTATTAATTGCTTTGTATTTAATTTGGGTTGGTTACGATTTATTAAAAACATCCACCAGAATGTTAATGCTCTTTACACCAGACGATATTAATATTAAAGAAGTAGTACGTGCTGTTAATAAACTACCAAAAGTGAATAAAATACACCATGTACATATTTGGAATTTAAGCGACGATGAGCTTCATTTAGAAGCACATTTAGACCTAACAGAAGATATTACAACCACTGCTTTTAATGCTTTGCTTTTAGATATTGAAAACGTGCTACACGATAAATTTAATATTAACCACGTAACTATTCAACCAGAGTTTAATAAAGAAGATCCTAAAGAAGTAATAGTACAAGATTAA